The sequence ATAGCACTTAATGCTTTTTTTATAACTTCAACACCCTCAGGTGCGTAGGATTTCAGATCAACGTAACCTGTTATGTGAACTTCAGGTGGAGATATGTTTTTCTTGGCAACTTCTGTGATTGCTTCGGCCCATTCATCAGTTATGGCACTTTCATCGAGTGCACCCACACCTTCTTCTGCAGCTAGCTCAAAGGCACCGTAAAGATCTCCAAACTCTTCCATAAGAGGATATCCAACCTCTTTATAGGCAGTTTCCATGTCTTTGTCCAGGCGTTTTGCAGAAAATTCCAGGAGTTTCTCTGCTTTCTGTTCGATCTTCCACTGCTGCATCTTCCTTGTTCTCTGATCTTCCCTTATCCTTTTAAGGGAAACATCTACATGTCCCTTCTTTGGGTTGACCCTCAGGACTCTTGCAACGATTTTCTGATTTTCACGTACGTAGTCCCTTATGTTCTTCACCCAACCGGAGGAAACCTCGGATATGTGGATGAAAGCTTCTTTTCCCTCGTATTCCTCGAGTCTTGCGAAGGCCCCGTAGTTTAAAACCTTGTGGACAGTTCCAACCACAAGATCTCCTTCATCTGGCCATTGTTTTCTCATTCTTACCATTAGAACACCTAATATGTCTAATAAATATACTTGATATGAAGTACATTATTAATTTATAAATTAATTACAACACCCTTCAAATAACTTTCCATTAGCCGTGAAAAAATTGGATAAAAAAGTTTTAACTGAATTTAATTGAGTATTGCATGAATTAGTATATGAAATTAAGTGGGATTTAAAATCCCGGGACCCGGAGATCCCTGTATTAATACCGAACTTAAGTTTACTGGATTTAATCCAGTACTTCTATTATCTGAGCTTTTATCTCGGATTTTCCACCCTTGGATTTTACCAGGGTCTTTCCGCAGATTATGCACTGAACATTGGATGCAGCATGGTCAAATACCACCTGCTGGTTTCCACAGTCCACACATTTAACCCTTAAAAAGTTGCTTTTTTGAGTTCTGAACTTCGCCATGAAAACCACCTTACATCTTAAATTCTACTTTTCCAGCTCTGAATGAGGATCGTTTGATATGGGTTTTTCCACATTCTTTGCATTTGTATCTGAGGTCGAGTTTTTTAACTGGTTTGTTCCTTGATGGGAGCGGCCTTGGGTAACCCCTGTAACCTGCTGTGACCCTTCTGAACTGACGCTGACCCCATTTTAATTCGCTTGCTTTCCTTCTTTTTGATTCAAATACTTCGTGAATTGTATGTTTTTTGCAACTTGGACAGTAAGTTCTCCTTTCTTTAGGAATTTTCATGTAATCACCTCTTAAATGTAAAAATAAGTTATTTTGATATTTGAAACTTATTTAAACTACTGATCATTAAACTCGTTTAATAAAAAGTCTAATTTATATTAATGTTAGTTTATTATTCATGGCTTATTTATATCTTTGGATGGCCATTCCTTTCCTGTTTTTTATGAGTACCTTTGCATTTGCTTCAGGCATGGTAACGATGTCCTGGGGAATAACAGGACCATAAACATTCTTATCAACGCCTAAAATTGAAGGTAACTCATCGAGTATGAGCAAAGTCTTTAATGTACTGGTTCCGTCTGAAGCCACAGGTTTTAATGTATCTGAAGTTTCATCTGCCCCAAGTGTAATGGAACTTCCATGACCTGAACCTTCAAGATCTGAAACATTTGAACTTGAAATTCCGGCAGCCGTCCCATTAGAATTTGAAGTTTCGTGTGCTTCAGGACTTTTTTCATTGGAAATCCCAGAATTAGACCCTTTTAATCCTTCCTTTTCTGAAGTCTGCTTTGAGGGT is a genomic window of Methanobacterium congolense containing:
- a CDS encoding translation initiation factor IF-2 subunit alpha; this encodes MVRMRKQWPDEGDLVVGTVHKVLNYGAFARLEEYEGKEAFIHISEVSSGWVKNIRDYVRENQKIVARVLRVNPKKGHVDVSLKRIREDQRTRKMQQWKIEQKAEKLLEFSAKRLDKDMETAYKEVGYPLMEEFGDLYGAFELAAEEGVGALDESAITDEWAEAITEVAKKNISPPEVHITGYVDLKSYAPEGVEVIKKALSAIDEGEISVQCVGAPRYRLMVKSSDYITAETMLKEAAEKAIAVVEEEGGEGSFHRELE
- a CDS encoding 30S ribosomal protein S27e, producing the protein MAKFRTQKSNFLRVKCVDCGNQQVVFDHAASNVQCIICGKTLVKSKGGKSEIKAQIIEVLD
- a CDS encoding 50S ribosomal protein L44e, with product MKIPKERRTYCPSCKKHTIHEVFESKRRKASELKWGQRQFRRVTAGYRGYPRPLPSRNKPVKKLDLRYKCKECGKTHIKRSSFRAGKVEFKM